In Rosa chinensis cultivar Old Blush chromosome 1, RchiOBHm-V2, whole genome shotgun sequence, a genomic segment contains:
- the LOC112185824 gene encoding dual specificity protein kinase YAK1 homolog isoform X2: MDELSPTPASSWRPSHLVFTPYSTQAEAASNKSQPLRVIRRPFVARLTKDIVETYRICNPQFKYSEELNPKRYLTSPSIGVLNEGHDNVNSDLILTVNFVLVNLDTHRRYIVKDVLGHGTFGQVAKCWVPENNSFVAVKIIKNQPAYYQQALVEVSILTTLNKKYDPEDKHHIVRIYDYFVYHRHLCICFELLDTNLYELIKINQFRGLSLTIVQLFSKQILHGLALLKDAGIIHCDLKPENILLCTSVKPAEIKIIDFGSACMEDRTVYSYIQSRYYRSPEVLLGYQYTTAIDMWSFGCIVAELFLGLPLFPGASEFDLLRRMIEILGGQPPDHVLKEAKNTSKFFKCIRSVHSMENGEFSATGKSSYQALTEEEYEARELKRPSIGKEYFNHMNLEEIVTKYPYRKNLPKEDMIKESQIRLALVDFLRGLVEFDPSKRWSPFQASKHPFVTGEPFTCPYQPPLETPRMPVAQNIRVDHHPGGGHWFAAGLSPNIPGRNRVSMHSSPHFQVVPPYAHANSYGSVGSHGSYNDGTGLGSSFGSYGDTGNMFAYYSPVGPSGMNMHAQGNASMLGSSPDARRRIIPYSHGNGLGMSPSAGSFAPLPLGTSPSQFTPPSSYGQVSAGSPGHYGPTSPARGSCHGSPLGKMAAVSQFNRRKSWGYPGGSQTQESSSSHWQGQTTDGISSGKAEGNSQVVGGSPSHLPLSSSAGSWKQQRGGSGSSAGYLATPNMPSSFKVGSNIPKTTGVAHDNSEASLSLPDPGDWDPNYSDELLLQEDGSDTSCFTTEFSNGMHLNSAETLGGVGRFSSMSSTSSGLSLHRQSGPMQSFSHAEVGSPPTGEPLAGYVRLSKPSHFMPHISQNSPSRLGQQSQRFNHGRPSNSRGNDWNHMKVQPPPPNFNSGGPHSPGNSSFSNGMSWGRRASHPVISVPPASRGRKDYGRII, encoded by the exons ATGGATGAGCTCAGCCCTACTCCTGCCTCTTCGTGGCGTCCCAGCCACCTGGTCTTTACTCCATATTCCACGCAGGCTGAAGCTGCGAGCAACAAGTCCCAACCTTTACGCGTTATCAGAAGACCG TTTGTGGCAAGATTAACTAAGGACATAGTTGAAACATACCGAATCTGCAATCCACAGTTTAAGTATTCAGAAGAACTGAATCCAAAGAGATATTTGACCAGCCCGTCAATTGGAGTACTCAATGAAGGCCACGATAATGTTAACTCGGATCTTATTCTGACAGTAAACTTTGTCTTGGTCAATTTAGACACACATCGAAG ATACATTGTCAAAGATGTTCTTGGCCATGGGACATTTGGCCAGGTTGCTAAATGCTGGGTTCCAGAGAATAACAGTTTTGTTGCTGTGAAGATCATTAAAAATCAACCAGCATACTATCAACAGGCACTGGTTGAAGTATCCATTTTGACAACG TTAAACAAGAAATATGATCCTGAGGACAAGCATCACATTGTTCGTATTTATGATTACTTTGTATATCATCGTCATTTGTGCATTTGTTTTGAACTGCTTGATACTAATCT gTATGAGCTTATCAAGATAAATCAATTCAGGGGGCTGTCCTTGACCATTGTCCAATTGTTCTCTAAACAA ATTCTACATGGGTTAGCCCTGTTAAAGGATGCTGGGATAATTCACTGTGATCTGAAGCCAGAAAACATTCTTTTATGCACAAG TGTTAAGCCAGCAGAAATTAAAATTATTGACTTTGGATCTGCATGCATGGAAGATCGAACAGTTTACTCCTACATTCAG AGTCGTTACTACAGGTCCCCTGAAGTCCTGCTTGGATATCA ATATACTACTGCTATCGATATGTGGTCCTTTGGATGCATAGTTGCTGAACTGTTCCTAGGATTGCCATTATTTCCAGGAGCTTCAGAATTTGACCTCTTAAGGAGAATGATTGAAATACTTGG AGGGCAACCCCCTGATCATGTACTTAAGGAGGCAAAAAACACAAGCAAGTTCTTTAAGTGCATTCGGAGTGTGCACAGTATGGAGAACGGAGAATTTTCTGCAACTGGAAAAAGTTCTTATCAAGCTTTAACAGAGGAAGAATATGAAGCT AGAGAATTGAAAAGACCATCAATTGGGAAGGAGTATTTTAATCATATGAACCTTGAAGAAATTGTTACAAAATATCCATATCGGAAGAACTTGCCTAAGGAAGATATGATTAAAG AAAGTCAGATACGATTAgctttggttgattttttgagGGGCCTTGTTGAGTTTGATCCTTCAAAACGCTGGTCACCTTTTCAG GCTTCAAAACACCCTTTTGTTACGGGGGAACCTTTTACTTGCCCTTATCAACCTCCATTAGAGACTCCTCGCATG CCCGTTGCTCAAAACATAAGGGTAGATCATCATCCTGGTGGTGGGCATTGGTTTGCTGCGGGTCTCTCTCCTAAT ATTCCAGGCAGAAACAGGGTTTCCATGCATAGCAGCCCACATTTTCAGGTGGTGCCGCCATATGCACATGCTAATAGCTATGGCAGTGTAGGAAGCCATGGCAGTTATAATGATGGTACTGGACTTGGAAGCAGCTTTGGAAGCTATGGAGATACTGGTAATATGTTTGCTTATTATTCACCAGTTGGTCCATCTGGGATGAACATGCATGCTCAAGGCAATGCATCAATGCTTGGAAGTAGTCCTGATGCAAGACGGAGGATTATCCCATATTCACATGGAAATGGACTTGGTATGAGCCCTTCGGCAGGAAGTTTTGCTCCTCTGCCCCTAGGCACTAGTCCTTCACAATTTACTCCACCAAGTTCCTACGGTCAAGTTTCTGCTGGCTCCCCGGGACATTATGGTCCAACTTCTCCAGCAAGAGGCAGTTGTCACGGATCACCTTTAGGAAAGATGGCTGCAGTTAGTCAGTTCAATAGAAGAAAAAGTTGGGGATATCCTGGAGGTTCTCAAACTCAGGAGAGTTCGTCTTCGCATTGGCAAGGGCAAACTACAGATGGCATCAGTTCTGGCAAAGCTGAGGGGAATTCTCAAGTAGTTGGTGGTTCCCCATCACATCTGCCTCTAAGTTCTAGTGCTGGAAGCTGGAAACAGCAGCGAGGAGGCAGTGGAAGTTCTGCTGGCTACTTAGCCACTCCAAACATGCCAAGCTCCTTCAAGGTTGGTTCCAATATCCCAAAGACCACAGGAGTGGCTCATGACAATTCGGAGGCTAGCCTGTCACTGCCTGATCCTGGGGATTGGGATCCCAATTATAG CGATGAACTTCTTCTGCAAGAAGATGGTTCGGATACAAGCTGCTTTACTACTGAGTTCAGCAATGGCATGCATCTTAATTCCGCAGAAACATTGGGTGGGGTTGGAAGATTCAGCAGCATGTCAAGTACAAGCTCCGGTCTTTCCTTACACAG ACAAAGTGGCCCAATGCAATCATTCTCACATGCAGAGGTGGGTAGCCCTCCAACTGGTGAACCACTTGCTGGATATGTGCGTTTGTCAAAACCTTCTCATTTCATGCCTCATATATCTCAAAATTCTCCAAGCCGTTTGGGCCAGCAATCTCAGCGGTTCAATCACGGAAGACCGAGCAATTCTCGGGGTAATGATTGGAATCATATGAAGGTGCAGCCCCCTCCTCCCAATTTTAACTCTGGAGGCCCACATTCTCCAGGAAATAGCTCATTCAGCAACGGCATGTCATGGG GGCGTAGAGCCAGTCATCCGGTCATTAGCGTTCCACCTGCATCACGTGGAAGAAAGGACTATGGACGAATTATCTGA
- the LOC112185824 gene encoding dual specificity protein kinase YAK1 homolog isoform X1 gives MDELSPTPASSWRPSHLVFTPYSTQAEAASNKSQPLRVIRRPYSVMQFVARLTKDIVETYRICNPQFKYSEELNPKRYLTSPSIGVLNEGHDNVNSDLILTVNFVLVNLDTHRRYIVKDVLGHGTFGQVAKCWVPENNSFVAVKIIKNQPAYYQQALVEVSILTTLNKKYDPEDKHHIVRIYDYFVYHRHLCICFELLDTNLYELIKINQFRGLSLTIVQLFSKQILHGLALLKDAGIIHCDLKPENILLCTSVKPAEIKIIDFGSACMEDRTVYSYIQSRYYRSPEVLLGYQYTTAIDMWSFGCIVAELFLGLPLFPGASEFDLLRRMIEILGGQPPDHVLKEAKNTSKFFKCIRSVHSMENGEFSATGKSSYQALTEEEYEARELKRPSIGKEYFNHMNLEEIVTKYPYRKNLPKEDMIKESQIRLALVDFLRGLVEFDPSKRWSPFQASKHPFVTGEPFTCPYQPPLETPRMPVAQNIRVDHHPGGGHWFAAGLSPNIPGRNRVSMHSSPHFQVVPPYAHANSYGSVGSHGSYNDGTGLGSSFGSYGDTGNMFAYYSPVGPSGMNMHAQGNASMLGSSPDARRRIIPYSHGNGLGMSPSAGSFAPLPLGTSPSQFTPPSSYGQVSAGSPGHYGPTSPARGSCHGSPLGKMAAVSQFNRRKSWGYPGGSQTQESSSSHWQGQTTDGISSGKAEGNSQVVGGSPSHLPLSSSAGSWKQQRGGSGSSAGYLATPNMPSSFKVGSNIPKTTGVAHDNSEASLSLPDPGDWDPNYSDELLLQEDGSDTSCFTTEFSNGMHLNSAETLGGVGRFSSMSSTSSGLSLHRQSGPMQSFSHAEVGSPPTGEPLAGYVRLSKPSHFMPHISQNSPSRLGQQSQRFNHGRPSNSRGNDWNHMKVQPPPPNFNSGGPHSPGNSSFSNGMSWGRRASHPVISVPPASRGRKDYGRII, from the exons ATGGATGAGCTCAGCCCTACTCCTGCCTCTTCGTGGCGTCCCAGCCACCTGGTCTTTACTCCATATTCCACGCAGGCTGAAGCTGCGAGCAACAAGTCCCAACCTTTACGCGTTATCAGAAGACCG TATTCTGTTATGCAGTTTGTGGCAAGATTAACTAAGGACATAGTTGAAACATACCGAATCTGCAATCCACAGTTTAAGTATTCAGAAGAACTGAATCCAAAGAGATATTTGACCAGCCCGTCAATTGGAGTACTCAATGAAGGCCACGATAATGTTAACTCGGATCTTATTCTGACAGTAAACTTTGTCTTGGTCAATTTAGACACACATCGAAG ATACATTGTCAAAGATGTTCTTGGCCATGGGACATTTGGCCAGGTTGCTAAATGCTGGGTTCCAGAGAATAACAGTTTTGTTGCTGTGAAGATCATTAAAAATCAACCAGCATACTATCAACAGGCACTGGTTGAAGTATCCATTTTGACAACG TTAAACAAGAAATATGATCCTGAGGACAAGCATCACATTGTTCGTATTTATGATTACTTTGTATATCATCGTCATTTGTGCATTTGTTTTGAACTGCTTGATACTAATCT gTATGAGCTTATCAAGATAAATCAATTCAGGGGGCTGTCCTTGACCATTGTCCAATTGTTCTCTAAACAA ATTCTACATGGGTTAGCCCTGTTAAAGGATGCTGGGATAATTCACTGTGATCTGAAGCCAGAAAACATTCTTTTATGCACAAG TGTTAAGCCAGCAGAAATTAAAATTATTGACTTTGGATCTGCATGCATGGAAGATCGAACAGTTTACTCCTACATTCAG AGTCGTTACTACAGGTCCCCTGAAGTCCTGCTTGGATATCA ATATACTACTGCTATCGATATGTGGTCCTTTGGATGCATAGTTGCTGAACTGTTCCTAGGATTGCCATTATTTCCAGGAGCTTCAGAATTTGACCTCTTAAGGAGAATGATTGAAATACTTGG AGGGCAACCCCCTGATCATGTACTTAAGGAGGCAAAAAACACAAGCAAGTTCTTTAAGTGCATTCGGAGTGTGCACAGTATGGAGAACGGAGAATTTTCTGCAACTGGAAAAAGTTCTTATCAAGCTTTAACAGAGGAAGAATATGAAGCT AGAGAATTGAAAAGACCATCAATTGGGAAGGAGTATTTTAATCATATGAACCTTGAAGAAATTGTTACAAAATATCCATATCGGAAGAACTTGCCTAAGGAAGATATGATTAAAG AAAGTCAGATACGATTAgctttggttgattttttgagGGGCCTTGTTGAGTTTGATCCTTCAAAACGCTGGTCACCTTTTCAG GCTTCAAAACACCCTTTTGTTACGGGGGAACCTTTTACTTGCCCTTATCAACCTCCATTAGAGACTCCTCGCATG CCCGTTGCTCAAAACATAAGGGTAGATCATCATCCTGGTGGTGGGCATTGGTTTGCTGCGGGTCTCTCTCCTAAT ATTCCAGGCAGAAACAGGGTTTCCATGCATAGCAGCCCACATTTTCAGGTGGTGCCGCCATATGCACATGCTAATAGCTATGGCAGTGTAGGAAGCCATGGCAGTTATAATGATGGTACTGGACTTGGAAGCAGCTTTGGAAGCTATGGAGATACTGGTAATATGTTTGCTTATTATTCACCAGTTGGTCCATCTGGGATGAACATGCATGCTCAAGGCAATGCATCAATGCTTGGAAGTAGTCCTGATGCAAGACGGAGGATTATCCCATATTCACATGGAAATGGACTTGGTATGAGCCCTTCGGCAGGAAGTTTTGCTCCTCTGCCCCTAGGCACTAGTCCTTCACAATTTACTCCACCAAGTTCCTACGGTCAAGTTTCTGCTGGCTCCCCGGGACATTATGGTCCAACTTCTCCAGCAAGAGGCAGTTGTCACGGATCACCTTTAGGAAAGATGGCTGCAGTTAGTCAGTTCAATAGAAGAAAAAGTTGGGGATATCCTGGAGGTTCTCAAACTCAGGAGAGTTCGTCTTCGCATTGGCAAGGGCAAACTACAGATGGCATCAGTTCTGGCAAAGCTGAGGGGAATTCTCAAGTAGTTGGTGGTTCCCCATCACATCTGCCTCTAAGTTCTAGTGCTGGAAGCTGGAAACAGCAGCGAGGAGGCAGTGGAAGTTCTGCTGGCTACTTAGCCACTCCAAACATGCCAAGCTCCTTCAAGGTTGGTTCCAATATCCCAAAGACCACAGGAGTGGCTCATGACAATTCGGAGGCTAGCCTGTCACTGCCTGATCCTGGGGATTGGGATCCCAATTATAG CGATGAACTTCTTCTGCAAGAAGATGGTTCGGATACAAGCTGCTTTACTACTGAGTTCAGCAATGGCATGCATCTTAATTCCGCAGAAACATTGGGTGGGGTTGGAAGATTCAGCAGCATGTCAAGTACAAGCTCCGGTCTTTCCTTACACAG ACAAAGTGGCCCAATGCAATCATTCTCACATGCAGAGGTGGGTAGCCCTCCAACTGGTGAACCACTTGCTGGATATGTGCGTTTGTCAAAACCTTCTCATTTCATGCCTCATATATCTCAAAATTCTCCAAGCCGTTTGGGCCAGCAATCTCAGCGGTTCAATCACGGAAGACCGAGCAATTCTCGGGGTAATGATTGGAATCATATGAAGGTGCAGCCCCCTCCTCCCAATTTTAACTCTGGAGGCCCACATTCTCCAGGAAATAGCTCATTCAGCAACGGCATGTCATGGG GGCGTAGAGCCAGTCATCCGGTCATTAGCGTTCCACCTGCATCACGTGGAAGAAAGGACTATGGACGAATTATCTGA